The following are from one region of the Muntiacus reevesi chromosome 3, mMunRee1.1, whole genome shotgun sequence genome:
- the CCDC195 gene encoding putative coiled-coil domain-containing protein 195: protein MAVNIHLMKVIQEMRAEIHKLEKENQALRMKLTLSSQRTPGSGGEPGDEKEDTDLGNLEEVPGRSPVAHGVTATDSAPGVTEHEGNVMIVRRYSISSPIHSLTASDPWKTRRKHPNCGLLEVQGRVKSLASSIKKQDNEGKMFTSDSFTTSGCSKGVFPEHGFGCRDKTKTVGFLLPMNMSSYSKDSSSLKYSPNQLSTILE, encoded by the exons ATGGCCGTGAATATCCATCTCATGAAAGTTATCCAGGAAATGCGGGCAGAGATCCACAAGCTGGAGAAAGAGAATCAAGCCCTCCGGATGAAGCTGACGTTGAGTAGTCAGAGAACCCCAGGCTCAGGAGGAGAACCAGGAGATGAAAAGGAAGACACAGACCTCGGGAACCTTGAAGAAGTGCCCGGGCGATCTCCAGTAGCCCATGGTGTTACTGCCACTGATTCAGCCCCAGGTGTGACAGAACACGAAG GCAATGTCATGATTGTTAGACGCTATTCCATTTCCTCACCAATTCATTCATTAACTGCAAGTGACCCTTGGAAGACTAGGAGAAAACATCCAAACTGTGGACTTCTAGAAGTTCAAGGGAGAGTCAAATCACTGGCTTCTTCGATTAAGAAGCAAGACAATGAAGGAAAGATGTTTACCTCGGATTCTTTTACTACCAGTGGTTGCAGCAAAGGCGTCTTTCCTGAGCATGGTTTTGGTTGCAG GGACAAGACAAAGACAGTCGGTTTCCTGTTACCCATGAACATGTCTTCATATTCCAAGGATTCAAGTTCTTTGAAATACTCACCAAACCAGCTAAGTACTATTCTAGAGTAG